A genomic region of Eucalyptus grandis isolate ANBG69807.140 chromosome 5, ASM1654582v1, whole genome shotgun sequence contains the following coding sequences:
- the LOC120293398 gene encoding berberine bridge enzyme-like 15, which translates to MAFHYFLLLSQVFLLLVSSSSWTSVAFTIQQTFFHCLSTNSMNSVALSSYYTPNNISSFTSILNSTANNLRYLLPTVPKPVIIFTPLSDAHVQAAVLCSKQLGLAIRVRSGGHDYEAVSYVSQIESPFLVLDLAGLRAIEVDIAQGTAWAQAGATVGEVYYRIAEKSKIHGFPMGVSTSLGIGGHITGGAYGTMMRMFGLGADNVLDVRMVDAEGKILDRKAMGEDLFWALRGGGGGSFGIILAWKLKLVNVPETVTVFTVTKTLEEGATKLLVKWQKIAPKLDDRLFIRVIIRPSSANLTVNRTVTASYMALFLGDPDTLLGIMGKRFPELGLTRANCTRMSWIGSVLYMALYPNVTAPEVLLQGKPQFQSYFKSKSDFVRALIPEKGLLGLWKIFLEEEIPLMIWNPYGGEMDRVPASATPFPHRRGTLFKIQYAVSWQDGAENMSRHISWIRKLYDYMGPYVSKNPREAYVNYRDFDLGMNKKGVTSLMEASSWGLKYFKSNFYRLVQVKTRVDPENFFRHEQSIPPLPVKKGIPLTGSNRRTLPTAVTFFASASALVTIL; encoded by the coding sequence ATGGCGTTCCATTATTTCCTGCTACTTTCACAGGTTTTCCTCCTCTTAGTCTCGTCATCTTCATGGACATCTGTGGCTTTCACGATTCAACAGACCTTCTTTCATTGCCTTTCGACCAATTCAATGAACTCTGTTGCGCTTTCCTCATATTACACCCCGAATAACATCTCTTCATTCACGTCCATCCTCAATTCGACCGCAAACAACCTCCGATACTTGCTCCCAACGGTGCCAAAGCCCGTCATCATCTTCACCCCACTGTCAGATGCCCATGTCCAGGCTGCTGTCCTTTGCTCGAAGCAGCTTGGGCTTGCCATCCGCGTCCGGAGTGGGGGCCATGACTACGAGGCAGTCTCCTATGTCTCCCAGATTGAGTCCCCTTTCCTCGTGCTCGACCTGGCCGGACTCCGTGCCATTGAGGTTGACATCGCCCAGGGCACTGCGTGGGCCCAGGCAGGGGCCACAGTTGGGGAGGTCTATTACCGGATTGCTGAGAAGAGCAAGATCCACGGGTTCCCGATGGGCGTGTCCACAAGCCTTGGCATCGGCGGCCACATCACCGGAGGGGCCTACGGGACAATGATGAGGATGTTCGGGCTGGGGGCTGACAATGTGCTCGATGTCCGAATGGTGGATGCCGAGGGGAAGATTCTTGACCGGAAGGCAATGGGGGAGGATCTGTTCTGGGCACTAAGGGGAGGCGGTGGAGGCAGTTTCGGCATAATCCTAGCTTGGAAGCTGAAATTGGTCAATGTGCCTGAGACTGTGACTGTGTTCACAGTCACCAAGACCCTCGAAGAAGGCGCAACGAAGCTCCTGGTCAAATGGCAAAAGATAGCACCAAAGCTTGATGACAGGCTCTTCATCAGAGTCATCATCCGGCCCTCAAGCGCCAACCTGACGGTGAACCGCACCGTGACAGCCTCCTATATGGCCCTCTTCCTGGGAGACCCGGACACCCTCCTTGGGATCATGGGCAAGCGCTTTCCTGAGCTGGGCCTGACACGGGCCAACTGCACCAGGATGAGCTGGATCGGGTCGGTCCTGTACATGGCGCTGTATCCAAACGTGACTGCTCCGGAGGTCCTCCTGCAAGGGAAGCCCCAGTTTCAGAGCTATTTCAAATCCAAGTCCGACTTCGTGAGGGCCCTGATCCCAGAGAAGGGCCTCTTGGGCCTTTGGAAAATATTCTTGGAGGAGGAGATCCCACTCATGATATGGAACCCATATGGTGGGGAGATGGACCGGGTCCCCGCGTCGGCGACACCATTCCCGCACCGGCGCGGCACGCTGTTTAAGATCCAATACGCAGTGTCTTGGCAGGATGGGGCCGAGAACATGTCCAGGCACATAAGCTGGATCAGGAAGCTGTATGACTACATGGGACCTTATGTGTCCAAGAATCCTAGAGAGGCCTACGTGAATTACAGGGACTTTGATTTGGGCATGAACAAGAAAGGTGTCACCAGCTTGATGGAGGCAAGTTCTTGGGGTTTGAAGTATTTCAAGAGTAACTTCTACAGGTTGGTTCAGGTCAAGACCAGGGTAGACCCTGAAAACTTCTTTAGGCATGAGCAGAGCATTCCTCCTCTTCCTGTGAAGAAAGGGATTCCTTTGACCGGAAGCAACCGACGCACCTTACCTACCGCTGTCACTTTCTTTGCCTCGGCCTCGGCACTTGTGACAATTCTTTAG